The following coding sequences lie in one Zingiber officinale cultivar Zhangliang chromosome 2B, Zo_v1.1, whole genome shotgun sequence genomic window:
- the LOC122048946 gene encoding uncharacterized protein LOC122048946 has product MAGNDDGAVEFILEKPKEAPANVPRRVGCRTPEVEVFILRSGATTVETTVAYNVHVAGNWIRQIQRHPSSRRTPLSASLLCIHGLLPSRKHYDFTQPKGPTANPGHPSNPICAIALCVGGSHCLIVNHRAHLYHYETFTFPKNHPLCVFLADKKLRVAGPGLPAQAQQLEMEWAVQVNRPLDLHEVVARAHGKDEVWVSKKKKGKVVTEAIGVEHMAALALGGMRVNERPASLLAPSNCNWGYHLVSEELIKYTARDAYLCYEIGFKCLEKTGSST; this is encoded by the coding sequence ATGGCCGGCAACGACGACGGTGCCGTGGAGTTCATCCTGGAGAAGCCTAAAGAAGCGCCCGCTAACGTCCCCCGTCGCGTGGGCTGCCGTACACCCGAAGTCGAGGTGTTCATCCTCCGCTCGGGGGCGACCACCGTCGAGACCACCGTCGCCTACAATGTTCACGTCGCCGGAAACTGGATCCGCCAGATCCAGCGCCACCCCTCATCCCGCCGCACCCCCCTCTCGGCCTCCCTCCTCTGCATCCACGGCCTCCTCCCGTCGCGCAAACATTACGACTTCACCCAGCCGAAGGGCCCGACGGCGAACCCCGGCCACCCCAGCAACCCGATCTGCGCGATCGCTCTCTGCGTCGGCGGATCTCATTGCCTCATCGTCAACCATCGCGCCCACCTCTACCACTACGAAACCTTCACCTTCCCCAAGAACCACCCCCTCTGTGTGTTCCTGGCGGACAAGAAGCTTCGCGTGGCCGGGCCGGGGCTGCCGGCCCAAGCCCAGCAGCTAGAGATGGAGTGGGCCGTGCAAGTGAATCGCCCTTTGGATCTGCACGAAGTGGTGGCGCGAGCTCACGGGAAGGATGAAGTATGGGtttcgaagaagaagaaggggaaggTGGTGACGGAGGCGATCGGCGTGGAGCATATGGCGGCGCTGGCGCTAGGCGGGATGCGGGTAAATGAGAGGCCGGCGAGCTTGCTGGCGCCTTCAAACTGCAACTGGGGGTACCACTTAGTCTCCGAGGAGTTGATAAAGTACACCGCCCGCGACGCATACCTCTGCTACGAGATCGGCTTCAAGTGCTTGGAGAAGACCGGCTCCTCCACCTAA